A region of Jannaschia sp. W003 DNA encodes the following proteins:
- the nth gene encoding endonuclease III, with product MLPEPAIPDLMRRLAEAYPDATAPDTKGGRDPFRSVVTCMLSAQSLDRNTAAAARNLFALATTPEGILALDDAAIAQAIRPCGLYNVKTRNLRRMCRYLLDELDGRVPRDRAGLMSLPGVGRKCADIVQHFTFGEAVVAVDTHVHRVCNRMGLAEGKTEAKTAASLEARLPADWRMQAHVILLAHGKRTCRARAPKCGTCTVNELCEAFLAGEMAVAEPGDEATPPRP from the coding sequence ATGCTCCCCGAACCCGCGATTCCCGACCTCATGCGCCGCCTCGCGGAGGCCTACCCCGACGCCACCGCCCCCGACACCAAGGGGGGCCGCGACCCGTTCCGATCCGTGGTCACCTGCATGCTCTCGGCCCAGAGCCTCGACCGCAACACCGCGGCGGCCGCCCGCAACCTCTTCGCGCTGGCCACCACGCCCGAGGGCATCCTGGCCCTGGACGACGCCGCCATCGCGCAGGCCATCCGCCCCTGCGGCCTCTACAACGTGAAGACCCGCAACCTGCGCCGGATGTGCCGCTACCTGCTCGACGAACTGGACGGCCGCGTCCCCCGCGACCGCGCCGGGCTGATGAGCCTGCCCGGCGTGGGCCGCAAGTGCGCCGACATCGTGCAGCACTTCACCTTCGGCGAGGCCGTCGTGGCCGTCGACACCCACGTCCACCGCGTCTGCAACCGCATGGGGCTGGCGGAGGGAAAGACCGAGGCAAAGACCGCCGCCTCGCTGGAGGCGCGCCTGCCCGCCGACTGGCGCATGCAGGCCCACGTGATCCTCTTGGCCCACGGCAAGCGCACCTGCCGGGCGCGCGCCCCGAAGTGCGGGACGTGCACGGTGAACGAGCTGTGCGAGGCGTTCCTCGCAGGCGAGATGGCTGTCGCGGAGCCGGGAGACGAGGCGACCCCGCCCCGGCCCTGA
- a CDS encoding acetylornithine deacetylase/succinyl-diaminopimelate desuccinylase family protein, translating into MDRLLQEIEAREDECAALAQALVRVPTLNPPGRHYRDVCELLGERMRGKGWDVAMVRAEGALGDSYRHPRWNVVCRREGTRPGECVHFNSHHDVVAVGEGWTRDPFGGEIADGRVWGRGACDMKGGLAASVVAAEAFADLHPDFRGAVEISATADEESGGYGGVAYLAEQGWFAPERVQHVIIPEPLDPGRICLGHRGVWWAEIETQGHIAHGSMPFLGDCAVRHMGAVLQEIEETLLPVLAGRRTALPVVPEGARAATLNLNAIHGGEPVQEADYTGLPSACVPDRCVLTIDRRFLAEESIADVKAEVRALLERVRARRPSFRYEVRDLFEVLPSTTPEDAPVVRAVQDAVRDVMGREAGFVVSPGTYDQKHIDRIGRLRNCIAYGPGHLELAHQPDEWVGVRDMREAAQVMGHALHRLLT; encoded by the coding sequence ATGGACCGTCTGCTGCAAGAGATCGAGGCTCGCGAGGACGAATGCGCCGCGCTCGCGCAGGCGCTCGTGCGGGTGCCGACCCTGAACCCCCCGGGCCGCCACTACCGCGACGTCTGCGAGCTGCTGGGCGAGCGGATGCGCGGCAAAGGCTGGGACGTCGCGATGGTCCGCGCGGAAGGCGCCCTGGGCGACTCCTACCGCCACCCCCGCTGGAACGTAGTCTGCCGCCGCGAGGGCACGCGCCCCGGCGAATGCGTGCACTTCAACTCCCACCACGACGTGGTGGCCGTGGGCGAGGGCTGGACCCGCGACCCCTTCGGCGGCGAGATCGCCGATGGCCGGGTCTGGGGCCGGGGCGCCTGCGACATGAAGGGCGGACTGGCCGCGTCCGTCGTCGCCGCCGAGGCCTTCGCGGACCTCCACCCGGACTTCCGCGGCGCCGTCGAGATCTCCGCCACCGCCGACGAGGAGTCGGGCGGCTACGGCGGCGTGGCGTATTTGGCTGAGCAGGGCTGGTTCGCACCCGAGCGCGTGCAGCACGTCATCATCCCCGAGCCGCTCGACCCCGGGCGCATCTGCCTCGGGCACCGCGGCGTCTGGTGGGCCGAGATCGAGACGCAGGGGCACATCGCCCACGGCTCCATGCCCTTCCTCGGCGACTGCGCCGTGCGCCACATGGGCGCCGTGCTGCAGGAGATCGAGGAGACGCTGCTGCCCGTGCTCGCTGGCCGCCGCACGGCCCTTCCCGTGGTGCCCGAGGGCGCGCGCGCCGCCACCCTGAACCTCAACGCGATCCACGGCGGCGAGCCGGTGCAGGAGGCGGACTACACCGGCCTGCCGTCGGCCTGCGTGCCCGACCGCTGCGTGCTGACCATCGACCGCCGGTTCCTCGCCGAGGAGAGCATCGCGGACGTAAAGGCTGAGGTCCGCGCCCTGCTGGAGCGCGTCCGGGCCCGCCGCCCGAGCTTCCGCTACGAGGTGCGCGACCTCTTCGAGGTGCTGCCCTCCACCACCCCCGAGGACGCCCCCGTGGTGCGCGCGGTGCAGGACGCCGTGCGCGACGTCATGGGCCGCGAGGCCGGTTTCGTGGTCTCGCCGGGCACCTACGACCAGAAGCACATCGACCGCATCGGACGCCTGCGGAACTGCATCGCCTACGGCCCCGGCCATCTGGAGCTGGCGCACCAGCCCGACGAGTGGGTGGGCGTGCGGGACATGCGCGAGGCCGCACAGGTCATGGGGCATGCGCTACACCGGCTTCTGACCTAG